A genomic stretch from Microtus pennsylvanicus isolate mMicPen1 chromosome 11, mMicPen1.hap1, whole genome shotgun sequence includes:
- the Stard3 gene encoding stAR-related lipid transfer protein 3, with product MSKLPSELACDLERSLPALASLGSSLSRSQSLTSHLIPPPPDRRRAISDVRRTFCLFVTFDLLFISLLWIIELNTNTGIRRNLEQEIIHYSFQSSFFDIFVLAFFRFSGLLLGYAVLRLRHWWVIAVTTLVSSAFLIVKVILSELLSKGAFGYLLPIVSFVLAWLETWFLDFKVLPQEAEEERWYLAAQAAVARGPLLFSGALSEGQFYSPPESFAGSDSESDEEVPGKKSFSAQEREYIRQGREAMAVVDQILAQEENWKFERSNEYGDTVYTIEVPFHGKTFILKTFLPCPAELVYQEVILQPERMVLWNKTVTACQILQRVEDSTLISYDVSSGAAGGVVSPRDFVNVRRIERRRDRYLSSGIATTHCAKPPTHKYVRGENGPGGFIVLKSASNPRVCTFIWILNTDLKGRLPRYLIHQSLAATMFEFAFHLRQRIGELGARA from the exons ATGAGCAAGCTGCCTAGCGAGCTGGCCTGTGACTTGGAGCGCAGTCTGCCAgccctggcctccctgggcagtTCCCTGTCCCGCAGCCAGAGCCTGACATCACACCTCATCCCACCACCCCCGGACAGACGCAGGGCCATCTCCGACGTCCGCCGCACCTTCTGTCTCTTTGTCACCTTCGACCTGCTCTTCATCTCCCTCCTATGGATCATCGAGCTAAAT ACCAACACCGGCATCCGGAGAAACCTGGAGCAGGAGATCATCCACTACAGCTTCCAGAGCTCTTTCTTTGACATCTTT GTTCTGGCTTTCTTCCGCTTCTCTGGGCTGCTGCTGGGCTATGCTGTGCTGCGGCTCCGGCACTGGTGGGTGATTGCG GTCACCACCCTGGTGTCCAGTGCGTTCCTCATCGTCAAGGTCATCCTCTCTGAG CTGCTCAGCAAAGGGGCATTCGGCTACCTACTTCCCATTGTCTCTTTTGTCCTGGCTTGGTTGGAGACCTGGTTCCTTGATTTCAAAGTCCTACCCCAGGAGGCTGAAGAGGAgagat GGTATCTTGCTGCCCAGGCTGCTGTTGCCCGTGGACCTCTGCTGTTCTCCGGTGCTCTGTCTGAGGGCCAGTTCTATTCTCCCCCAGAATCCTTTGCAG GGTCTGACAGCGAATCTGATGAGGAAGTCCCTGGGAAGAAAAGTTTCTCTGCCCAG GAGCGGGAGTACATCCGCCAGGGGAGGGAAGCCATGGCAGTGGTGGATCAGATCCTGGCCCAGGAGGAGAACTGGAAGTTCGAGAGGAGCAAT GAGTATGGGGACACTGTGTACACCATTGAGGTTCCCTTCCATGGCAAGACCTTCATCTTGAAG ACCTTCCTGCCCTGTCCCGCTGAGCTGGTGTACCAGGAAGTGATCCTGCAGCCCGAGAGGATGGTGTTGTGGAATAAGACAGTGACCGCCTGTCAG ATCCTGCAGCGGGTAGAGGACAGCACCCTCATCTCCTATGATGTGTCATCTGGGGCTGCAGGTGGCGTCGTGTCCCCCAG GGACTTTGTGAATGTCCGGCGCATTGAGCGGCGCAGAGACCGGTACCTGTCATCTGGCATTGCTACCACACACTGTGCCAAGCCCCCCACGCACAAATATGTCAG GGGAGAGAATGGTCCTGGAGGCTTCATTGTGCTCAAGTCAGCCAGCAACCCCCGGGTCTGCACCTTCATCTGGATTCTTAACACGGATCTCAAG